From one Luteolibacter sp. SL250 genomic stretch:
- a CDS encoding DUF167 domain-containing protein, producing the protein MPVVKLTVRAVPNAKTSAILGWEEDPLAGRVLKVRIAAPPVDGKANAALTAFLAETLGLSRSKVTLEKGGTSRLKQFTIPDGTALPE; encoded by the coding sequence ATGCCGGTGGTGAAATTGACCGTCAGGGCCGTGCCGAACGCGAAGACCAGCGCCATCCTCGGCTGGGAGGAGGACCCGTTGGCCGGGCGCGTGCTGAAGGTCCGCATCGCCGCCCCGCCGGTGGATGGAAAGGCGAACGCCGCCCTCACCGCCTTCCTCGCGGAGACACTGGGGCTTTCACGGTCAAAGGTGACCTTGGAGAAAGGCGGAACCTCACGGCTCAAGCAGTTCACCATCCCGGACGGGACGGCGTTGCCGGAGTGA
- a CDS encoding leucine-rich repeat-containing protein kinase family protein yields the protein MPPDDTLTLLRSGKLHGIHRLDLNAGLETFPEEIFDLADSLEILDLSDNALSKLPQDLPRLEKLRVLFCSGNRFTRLPEILGQCPALEMISFRSNEISEIPAAALGPNLRWIVLTDNRLEALPPEIGTCKRLQKLMLAGNRLSSLPDELAELKGLELLRLSANRFEAFPEVLLEMPRLAWLALGGNPCATVAQDSEVPEIGWDRLHLHGKLGEGASGTIHHADFGQAGSITAEKVAVKLFKGRMTSDGLPESEISATLAAGEHPGLLGGRARITGHPEGLDGLVMPLAGPDFQPLAGPPNLKTCTQDIYPEDRQFPYPVAVKLALGIAEAAAHLHGRRIVHGDLYAHNILWNPQGEGLLGDFGAGWSAPAEHAAALEKIEVRAYGHLLGELVSRIIPERSREAQIEELLALKDHCLCPDAVHRPDFRQIVSFFGFL from the coding sequence ATGCCGCCCGACGATACCCTCACCCTCCTCCGTTCCGGAAAACTCCACGGCATCCACCGGCTGGACCTGAACGCAGGCCTGGAGACCTTTCCTGAGGAAATCTTCGACCTCGCGGACAGCCTCGAGATCCTCGACCTCTCCGACAACGCGCTTTCCAAACTCCCGCAGGATCTCCCGCGGCTGGAGAAACTCCGCGTCCTTTTCTGCTCCGGCAACCGCTTCACCCGCCTGCCTGAGATTCTCGGCCAGTGCCCAGCGCTCGAAATGATCAGCTTCCGCTCGAACGAAATCTCAGAGATCCCCGCCGCCGCGCTGGGGCCGAACCTGCGCTGGATCGTCCTGACGGACAACCGGCTGGAGGCACTGCCGCCGGAGATCGGGACCTGCAAGCGGCTGCAGAAGCTCATGCTCGCGGGCAACCGCCTCTCCTCCCTGCCGGATGAACTCGCGGAGTTGAAAGGCCTGGAACTGCTGCGGCTTTCCGCGAACCGCTTCGAGGCGTTTCCGGAAGTGCTGCTGGAAATGCCGCGCCTCGCCTGGCTGGCGCTCGGTGGAAATCCCTGCGCCACCGTGGCGCAGGACTCCGAGGTTCCGGAGATCGGCTGGGACCGCTTGCACCTGCACGGGAAACTCGGCGAAGGTGCCTCCGGGACCATCCACCACGCGGACTTCGGCCAAGCGGGTTCCATCACTGCGGAAAAGGTCGCCGTGAAGCTCTTCAAGGGCCGGATGACGAGCGATGGCCTGCCGGAGAGCGAAATTTCCGCGACCCTCGCCGCCGGAGAGCACCCCGGGCTGCTGGGCGGGCGGGCACGGATCACCGGCCACCCGGAGGGGCTGGACGGACTCGTCATGCCCCTGGCCGGCCCGGATTTCCAACCGCTGGCAGGGCCACCGAACCTGAAGACCTGCACCCAGGACATCTATCCGGAGGACCGCCAGTTCCCCTATCCGGTGGCGGTGAAGCTCGCGCTGGGCATCGCGGAAGCCGCCGCCCACCTCCACGGCAGACGCATCGTCCACGGCGACCTCTACGCCCACAACATCCTGTGGAACCCGCAGGGCGAAGGGCTGTTAGGCGACTTCGGCGCGGGGTGGAGCGCGCCCGCGGAACATGCGGCGGCATTGGAAAAAATCGAGGTCCGCGCCTACGGCCACTTGCTGGGAGAGCTGGTTTCCCGAATCATCCCGGAAAGGTCCCGCGAAGCCCAGATCGAGGAACTGCTGGCGCTCAAGGACCACTGCCTGTGCCCGGATGCGGTCCATCGGCCGGATTTCCGGCAGATCGTCTCGTTTTTCGGATTTCTCTGA
- a CDS encoding NADP-dependent isocitrate dehydrogenase — MSASPTIIYTKTDEAPALATYSFLPIVQAFTKHSGIAVETRDISLAGRIIANFPEYLTEDQKIGDALSELGALTLTPEANIIKLPNISASVPQLKAAVAELQAKGYKLPDYPESPATDTEKEIKARYAKVMGSAVNPVLREGNSDRRAPKAVKDYAKAHPHSMGKWSGDSKTSVGSMNGKGDFFSNEKSVTVADATDVKIEFVGADGTTKVLKDSTPLKAGEILDGTFMSKAALVEFLGTQIAKAKEDGVLFSLHMKATMMKVSDPIIFGHAVEVFFKDLIAKHADTLKELGVDFRNGFGDLVAKIAKLPADKKAEIEADIQAAYANGPALSMVNSDKGITNLHVPSDVIVDASMPAMIRAGGKVWDAQGKTGDTLAVIPDSSYAGVYQAVIDFCKKNGALDPKTMGSVPNVGLMAQAAEEYGSHNKTFEAPGEGTIKVTDSNGDVLLSHEVEAGDIWRACQTKDAPIQDWVKLAVNRARATGDPAVFWLDKNRAHDAQLIAKVEKYLGDHDTSGLEIKILAPADACTYSLERIVQGKDTISVTGNVLRDYNTDLFPILEVGTSAKMLSIVPLMNGGGLFETGAGGSAPKHVEQFVQENYLRWDSLGEFFALAPSFEHIADTFGLARAKVLADTLDAATGKFLENDRSPGRKLGTIDNRGSHFYLALYWAQALAGQDKDAELKEIFTPVAEKLTANEETIVSELLAVQGKSVDIGGYFQPDDAKASAALRPSETFNAILAAI; from the coding sequence ATGTCCGCGTCTCCCACCATCATCTACACCAAGACCGACGAAGCGCCCGCCCTCGCCACCTACTCCTTCCTGCCGATCGTCCAGGCATTCACCAAGCACTCCGGCATCGCCGTTGAGACGCGCGACATCTCCCTGGCGGGCCGGATCATCGCGAACTTCCCGGAATACCTCACGGAGGACCAGAAGATCGGCGACGCCCTTTCCGAGCTGGGGGCGCTGACCCTCACCCCGGAGGCCAACATCATCAAGCTGCCGAACATTTCCGCCTCCGTGCCACAGCTCAAGGCCGCCGTCGCCGAGCTGCAGGCGAAGGGCTACAAGCTGCCCGACTATCCCGAAAGTCCGGCCACCGATACCGAGAAGGAAATCAAGGCCCGCTACGCGAAGGTCATGGGCTCCGCCGTGAACCCGGTCCTGCGCGAGGGCAACTCCGACCGCCGCGCGCCGAAGGCCGTGAAGGACTACGCGAAGGCCCACCCGCACTCGATGGGCAAATGGTCCGGCGATTCCAAGACCTCCGTCGGCAGCATGAACGGCAAGGGCGACTTCTTCTCCAACGAAAAATCCGTCACTGTGGCGGATGCGACCGATGTGAAGATCGAGTTCGTCGGCGCGGACGGCACCACCAAGGTGCTGAAGGACTCCACCCCGCTGAAGGCCGGTGAGATCCTCGACGGCACGTTCATGAGCAAGGCCGCTCTGGTCGAGTTCCTCGGCACCCAGATCGCCAAGGCCAAAGAGGACGGCGTGCTGTTCTCCCTGCACATGAAGGCGACGATGATGAAGGTTTCCGACCCGATCATCTTCGGCCACGCGGTGGAGGTGTTCTTCAAAGACCTCATCGCCAAGCACGCGGACACCCTCAAGGAACTGGGCGTCGATTTCCGCAACGGCTTCGGCGACCTCGTCGCGAAGATCGCGAAGCTCCCCGCCGACAAGAAGGCGGAGATCGAGGCGGACATCCAGGCCGCCTATGCGAACGGCCCGGCCCTCTCCATGGTCAACAGCGACAAGGGCATCACCAACCTGCACGTGCCCTCCGACGTCATCGTGGACGCCTCCATGCCCGCGATGATCCGCGCCGGTGGCAAGGTGTGGGACGCCCAGGGCAAGACCGGCGACACCCTCGCCGTCATCCCGGACAGCTCCTACGCCGGCGTCTATCAGGCGGTGATCGACTTCTGCAAAAAGAACGGCGCTCTCGACCCGAAGACCATGGGCTCCGTGCCGAACGTGGGCCTCATGGCGCAGGCCGCCGAGGAATACGGCTCCCACAACAAGACCTTCGAAGCCCCCGGCGAGGGCACCATCAAGGTCACCGACAGCAACGGCGACGTGCTGCTCTCCCATGAAGTGGAGGCAGGTGACATCTGGCGCGCCTGCCAGACGAAGGATGCGCCGATCCAGGACTGGGTGAAGCTGGCCGTGAACCGCGCTCGCGCCACCGGGGACCCTGCCGTCTTCTGGCTGGACAAGAACCGCGCCCACGACGCCCAGCTCATCGCCAAGGTCGAGAAGTACCTCGGCGACCACGACACCTCCGGCCTGGAGATCAAGATTCTCGCCCCGGCGGACGCCTGCACCTACTCGCTCGAGCGCATCGTGCAGGGCAAGGACACCATCTCCGTGACCGGCAACGTACTGCGTGACTACAACACCGACCTCTTCCCCATCCTGGAAGTCGGCACCTCCGCGAAGATGCTCTCCATCGTTCCCCTCATGAACGGTGGCGGTCTTTTCGAAACCGGAGCCGGTGGATCCGCACCGAAACACGTCGAGCAGTTCGTCCAGGAAAACTACCTGCGCTGGGACTCCCTCGGTGAGTTCTTCGCCCTGGCACCATCCTTCGAGCACATCGCCGATACCTTCGGCCTCGCCCGCGCAAAGGTGCTGGCGGACACGCTGGACGCCGCCACCGGCAAGTTCCTCGAAAACGACCGCTCCCCCGGCCGCAAGCTGGGCACCATCGACAACCGTGGTTCCCACTTCTACCTCGCCCTCTACTGGGCGCAGGCGCTCGCCGGACAGGACAAGGACGCGGAGCTGAAGGAGATCTTCACCCCGGTCGCCGAAAAGCTCACCGCCAACGAGGAAACCATCGTTTCCGAACTGCTGGCCGTGCAGGGCAAGTCGGTCGACATCGGCGGCTACTTCCAGCCGGACGATGCCAAGGCCTCCGCCGCCCTCCGCCCGAGCGAGACATTCAACGCCATCCTGGCCGCGATCTGA
- a CDS encoding prolyl oligopeptidase family serine peptidase translates to MKSHLLFPLLLTTLGCSAKEPQREIIPPAQYEAQDAEVEKMRERLLRENPERFEARTLEHQGRTVRYRWFAPEKADKPLPLVIVLHGSSGKGSDNRSQLLAGTGALGAGVWATPERQKDHACFVMAPQCPPGEMWTLTASWTSPVHPLSPKPAPALTDLMALLDDRLKTGEIDPKRVYLVGASMGGYGTFDWLVRQPERFAAGIPICGGMPEGQAEKLKEVPLWIFHGEDDSIVPVEESRRAFSQISAAGGPVRYSEFKDGGHQISVHAWIDPKVAAWLFSQRR, encoded by the coding sequence ATGAAATCCCACCTCCTCTTCCCTCTCCTCCTCACCACCCTGGGCTGTTCGGCCAAGGAACCACAGCGGGAGATCATCCCGCCCGCGCAGTATGAGGCCCAGGACGCGGAGGTGGAGAAGATGCGGGAGCGGCTGCTGCGTGAAAACCCGGAGCGTTTCGAGGCTCGCACGCTGGAGCATCAGGGACGGACCGTCCGCTACCGCTGGTTCGCCCCGGAGAAGGCGGATAAGCCGCTACCGCTGGTCATCGTCCTGCATGGCAGCTCCGGCAAGGGCAGCGACAACCGCAGCCAGTTGCTGGCTGGCACCGGCGCGCTGGGTGCAGGGGTATGGGCGACACCGGAACGGCAGAAAGACCACGCCTGTTTCGTCATGGCCCCCCAATGCCCACCGGGGGAGATGTGGACGCTCACCGCTTCATGGACCTCTCCCGTCCATCCGCTTTCGCCAAAACCGGCACCCGCCCTCACGGACCTCATGGCCCTGCTCGATGACCGGCTGAAGACCGGAGAAATTGATCCGAAGCGGGTCTATCTGGTCGGTGCCTCGATGGGTGGCTACGGCACCTTCGACTGGCTGGTCCGCCAGCCGGAGCGCTTCGCGGCGGGCATCCCCATCTGCGGCGGCATGCCGGAAGGCCAAGCGGAGAAGCTGAAGGAAGTGCCGCTGTGGATCTTCCACGGGGAGGACGACAGCATCGTGCCGGTGGAGGAATCCCGCCGTGCGTTCTCGCAGATCTCGGCGGCGGGCGGCCCGGTCCGATATTCCGAGTTCAAGGATGGCGGCCACCAGATTTCCGTCCACGCATGGATCGACCCGAAGGTGGCCGCATGGCTTTTCTCACAGCGCAGGTAG
- a CDS encoding SGNH/GDSL hydrolase family protein, whose amino-acid sequence MLRELGMVVGFLSVMVFQEAVAQPLKILTIGDSLTEEYRFEGVFSGPKVEGVPVPVANTRNWVEIVADRRADRISFGSFDANFNAYSDFRNGGYAHNFGVPSFTTTDWLGVINWESLPNDGLAYKYAAYRTYSRLVEHLEEEGIGVVVIFLGGNDLKSDYSGTFHDDPPPALLQNVVTNLGQIISFVRQQNATVPIVVCTLPDIGATPVITSNNNYEDLVLRARARQRIADTNAAVMSLAASRGAHVARIDLITTKIFDEPQFHLNGTVFQYPPDDLNPPDHIFCHDGFHPSTVGQALIGNLVLDAINRATGAAVPLMGNREILGDVLGLDPDQPYLTWAGSAGGATANPDGDGFPNLVEYLLGGSPSMADDPFTFAVDGGLSFRPLEVPSRYADLAVQESGTLGNDWAVVPQSRITVLPDGTWQVAPTGGSKNFYRLTATPKP is encoded by the coding sequence ATGCTTCGAGAACTCGGCATGGTCGTGGGTTTCCTGTCCGTGATGGTGTTCCAGGAGGCGGTGGCCCAGCCGCTGAAGATCCTGACCATCGGTGACAGCCTCACGGAGGAGTATCGGTTCGAAGGGGTGTTCAGCGGTCCGAAGGTCGAGGGGGTGCCGGTCCCCGTCGCAAATACGAGGAACTGGGTGGAGATCGTCGCTGACCGTCGCGCCGACCGGATTTCCTTCGGATCATTCGACGCGAATTTCAACGCCTATTCCGACTTCCGGAACGGCGGCTATGCCCATAACTTCGGCGTGCCGAGTTTCACCACCACGGACTGGCTGGGCGTGATCAACTGGGAGAGCCTGCCCAACGACGGGCTGGCGTACAAATACGCCGCCTACCGCACCTACAGCAGGCTGGTGGAGCATCTGGAGGAAGAGGGTATCGGCGTGGTGGTGATCTTCCTCGGTGGGAATGATCTGAAGTCGGACTACTCCGGAACCTTCCATGATGATCCTCCTCCAGCGCTGCTCCAGAACGTGGTCACCAACCTGGGGCAGATCATCAGCTTCGTCCGCCAGCAGAACGCCACCGTGCCCATCGTGGTCTGCACGCTGCCGGACATCGGCGCCACGCCGGTGATCACGTCGAACAACAATTACGAAGACCTGGTGTTGCGGGCGCGCGCCAGGCAGCGCATCGCGGACACGAATGCGGCGGTGATGTCGCTGGCCGCCAGCAGGGGGGCGCACGTCGCACGGATCGATCTCATCACGACGAAGATCTTTGATGAACCGCAGTTCCATCTGAATGGCACCGTGTTCCAGTACCCACCGGACGACCTGAATCCTCCGGACCACATCTTCTGCCACGATGGGTTCCACCCATCCACGGTGGGGCAGGCGCTCATCGGCAACCTGGTCCTTGATGCGATCAACCGCGCCACCGGGGCGGCGGTGCCGCTGATGGGGAACCGTGAGATCCTCGGGGACGTGCTGGGCCTTGATCCGGACCAACCCTACCTCACCTGGGCCGGATCCGCAGGTGGCGCCACCGCCAATCCGGACGGCGATGGGTTCCCCAACCTGGTGGAGTACCTGCTGGGAGGCAGTCCGTCGATGGCGGACGATCCTTTCACCTTTGCCGTGGATGGCGGGTTGTCCTTCCGTCCGCTGGAGGTTCCATCCCGTTATGCGGACCTGGCGGTGCAGGAGTCCGGAACGCTCGGCAACGATTGGGCGGTGGTGCCGCAGTCACGCATCACCGTGCTGCCGGATGGCACGTGGCAGGTCGCCCCGACCGGCGGCTCGAAGAATTTCTACCGTCTGACCGCGACGCCGAAGCCGTGA
- a CDS encoding DUF2167 domain-containing protein, translating into MSLSKLVPLFGIFSLALSIPGTAQPAAPEAPAQEQAAPQGANPFVQLVESLNWTTSGEAGVGHQATIKVPEGYRFTGQPGSSKLMEFYGNLTNGKELGYLTPEDFSWFAVFTFSDVGYVKDDEKDKLDADKILEDMRKGQEQANAELSRRGMSPLTILGWQTPPFYNPETNNLEWAIRLSSTEGQVVNYRTKILGRRGVMDVVLVCDESQLATVVPEYQKLLGGFAYKKEESYASFQKGDKIAEYGLTGLIVGGTLLAAAKTGLLSKLGQFLKPILIGVAAIFAGIAKLFGFKKKKESV; encoded by the coding sequence ATGTCCCTTTCCAAACTCGTGCCCTTGTTCGGCATCTTCTCGCTGGCTCTTTCCATCCCGGGAACCGCCCAGCCTGCGGCTCCGGAAGCTCCTGCCCAGGAACAAGCCGCTCCGCAGGGAGCGAATCCCTTCGTCCAACTGGTGGAATCCCTCAACTGGACGACCAGCGGCGAGGCTGGGGTCGGCCACCAGGCGACCATCAAGGTGCCGGAAGGCTACCGCTTCACCGGCCAGCCCGGCTCATCGAAGCTGATGGAGTTCTATGGCAACCTCACGAATGGGAAGGAGTTGGGTTATCTCACCCCGGAGGACTTTTCCTGGTTCGCCGTCTTCACGTTCTCCGATGTGGGCTACGTGAAGGATGATGAGAAGGACAAGCTGGACGCGGACAAGATCCTGGAGGACATGCGCAAGGGGCAGGAACAGGCGAACGCGGAGCTCTCACGCCGCGGGATGTCACCGCTCACCATCCTGGGCTGGCAGACGCCTCCATTCTACAACCCGGAAACCAATAACCTGGAGTGGGCCATCCGCCTGAGCAGCACCGAGGGACAGGTGGTGAACTACCGCACGAAGATCCTCGGACGCCGTGGCGTGATGGATGTGGTGCTGGTGTGTGATGAGAGCCAGCTCGCCACCGTGGTGCCGGAATACCAGAAACTCCTCGGCGGATTCGCCTACAAGAAGGAGGAATCCTACGCCTCCTTCCAGAAAGGTGACAAGATCGCCGAATACGGCCTGACCGGCCTCATCGTCGGCGGGACACTGCTCGCGGCGGCGAAGACCGGCCTGCTGTCGAAGCTCGGCCAGTTCCTCAAGCCGATCCTCATCGGTGTGGCGGCGATCTTCGCCGGCATCGCGAAGCTGTTCGGCTTCAAGAAGAAGAAAGAATCCGTCTGA
- the ruvB gene encoding Holliday junction branch migration DNA helicase RuvB: protein MSENFYQQTTTAPATSFDVSLRPPAFSEFIGQEKVKDRILLMLEAAKKRGDVLDHVLLSGPPGLGKTTLANLIARAAGTQLHTTSGPQIEKAGDLAGILTNIQKGDILFIDEIHRLHPAIEEYLYPAMEDYRLDIIIDSGPSARSIQINLPRFTLVGATTRSGMLTAPLRSRFGLINRLDYYTHNELADIIERSAGLLDVPIERAGALEIASRSRGTPRVANALLRWVRDYAQVRGGGTINGTVADDALAMIEIDSEGLDEMDKRLLEALIYKFGGGPVGLNSLAVAVGEDAATIEEVHEPFLIMQGFIQRTPRGRTAMGAAYAKIGAPQPPSRPDDPQASLF from the coding sequence ATGTCAGAGAACTTCTACCAGCAGACCACCACCGCCCCGGCGACTTCGTTCGACGTTTCCCTGCGGCCCCCTGCGTTCTCCGAGTTCATCGGCCAGGAAAAGGTGAAAGACCGCATCCTCCTCATGCTGGAAGCGGCGAAGAAACGCGGTGACGTGCTGGACCACGTGCTGCTCTCCGGCCCACCCGGCCTGGGCAAGACCACGCTGGCCAACCTCATCGCCCGCGCCGCCGGGACCCAGCTCCACACCACCTCCGGCCCGCAGATCGAAAAGGCGGGCGACCTCGCCGGGATCCTCACCAACATCCAGAAAGGCGACATCCTTTTCATCGATGAGATCCACCGCCTGCACCCGGCCATCGAGGAATACCTCTACCCGGCGATGGAGGACTACCGGCTGGACATCATCATCGACTCCGGCCCTTCCGCCCGCTCCATCCAGATCAACCTGCCGCGCTTCACCCTCGTCGGCGCCACCACCCGCTCCGGCATGCTCACCGCGCCGCTGCGCTCCCGCTTCGGCCTCATCAACCGGCTGGACTACTACACCCATAACGAGCTGGCCGACATCATCGAGCGGTCCGCGGGGCTGCTCGACGTGCCCATCGAGCGCGCTGGCGCGCTGGAGATCGCCTCACGCTCGCGGGGCACCCCGCGGGTGGCCAACGCACTGCTCCGCTGGGTGCGGGACTACGCGCAGGTACGCGGCGGCGGGACCATCAACGGCACGGTCGCGGACGACGCGCTGGCCATGATCGAGATCGACTCCGAGGGCCTCGATGAAATGGACAAGCGGCTGCTGGAAGCCCTGATCTACAAGTTCGGCGGCGGACCCGTCGGCCTGAATTCGCTGGCGGTCGCCGTGGGCGAGGACGCGGCCACCATCGAGGAAGTCCACGAGCCGTTCCTCATCATGCAGGGCTTCATCCAGCGCACCCCGCGCGGGCGCACGGCCATGGGTGCCGCGTACGCCAAGATCGGCGCGCCGCAGCCGCCCTCCCGGCCGGACGACCCGCAGGCCAGCCTGTTCTGA
- a CDS encoding transcriptional repressor: MKALIQDTIERCRAAGLRRTKALEELIRTLLENGRPMTLAELATSEHLADQCDKATVFRLLQRLAEHGIIRRLGLHERAAYFTLLVPGKHSDYLICTGCGTIESIKAPCPVHALEDEIREKTGYRNLYHELEFFGVCPKCA, translated from the coding sequence ATGAAAGCTTTGATCCAGGACACCATCGAGCGCTGCCGGGCCGCAGGCCTGCGCAGGACCAAGGCGCTCGAGGAACTCATCCGCACCCTGCTCGAAAACGGGCGTCCGATGACCTTGGCGGAGCTGGCCACCTCGGAGCACCTGGCCGACCAGTGTGACAAGGCCACCGTCTTCCGCCTGCTCCAGCGCCTCGCGGAACATGGCATCATCCGCCGCCTGGGCCTGCATGAACGGGCCGCCTATTTCACCCTGCTGGTCCCCGGCAAGCACAGCGACTACCTCATCTGCACCGGCTGCGGCACCATCGAGTCCATCAAGGCCCCCTGCCCCGTTCATGCGCTCGAGGATGAGATCCGGGAAAAGACCGGCTACCGCAACCTCTACCACGAACTGGAGTTCTTCGGCGTCTGTCCGAAGTGTGCGTAA
- a CDS encoding cupin domain-containing protein, producing MSTTASANYLFAQLDEIEPKRCPCGFSQRAFAVPENQTATIHLVDIQEDAQTHYHKKLTEIYLIFEGEGHMELDGELIPVKPMSTILIKPGCRHRAIGKLKIVNIPVPAFDPEDEWFD from the coding sequence ATGAGCACCACCGCCTCCGCCAACTACCTGTTCGCCCAACTGGATGAGATCGAGCCGAAGCGCTGCCCCTGCGGCTTCAGCCAGCGCGCCTTCGCCGTGCCGGAGAACCAGACCGCGACCATCCACCTGGTGGACATCCAGGAGGATGCCCAGACCCACTATCACAAGAAACTCACCGAGATCTATCTGATCTTCGAGGGCGAGGGCCACATGGAACTCGACGGCGAGCTCATCCCGGTGAAGCCGATGAGCACCATCCTCATCAAGCCCGGCTGCCGCCACCGCGCCATCGGAAAGCTCAAGATCGTCAACATCCCCGTCCCGGCCTTCGACCCGGAAGACGAGTGGTTCGATTGA
- a CDS encoding TPM domain-containing protein produces MNFPRTSTLLGAMPRLSPGVSDTTGKLTSGETGKLRKRVTAIQRRFPQLVLQVVMRAMPEDHPFSLYAFWLFNAGAFAGEGRRGANNHAILLLIDPARQESALIPGYGLEPLLKPEALGHLLDLAGPVWEAGLWMEGIERVLAGLEKLLESVGAPEETGAINGEF; encoded by the coding sequence TTGAACTTCCCCCGGACCAGCACGCTGCTTGGAGCGATGCCGCGTCTGTCACCCGGCGTGTCCGACACGACCGGAAAACTGACGTCCGGTGAAACCGGAAAGCTGCGCAAGCGGGTGACCGCGATCCAGCGGAGGTTCCCGCAACTGGTGCTGCAGGTGGTCATGCGTGCCATGCCGGAAGACCACCCTTTCAGCCTCTATGCCTTCTGGCTGTTCAACGCCGGTGCCTTTGCCGGTGAAGGACGACGTGGCGCGAACAACCACGCGATCCTCCTGCTGATCGACCCCGCCCGACAGGAGTCCGCGCTGATCCCCGGCTACGGTCTGGAACCCCTGCTGAAACCGGAAGCCCTCGGGCACCTCCTCGACCTGGCCGGCCCGGTTTGGGAAGCAGGGTTGTGGATGGAAGGGATCGAGCGTGTTCTCGCCGGCTTGGAGAAGCTTCTGGAAAGCGTGGGCGCACCGGAGGAAACCGGCGCGATCAACGGCGAGTTCTGA
- the hisI gene encoding phosphoribosyl-AMP cyclohydrolase: MSPNQSFAPRGGKAEIEEGTGFSPKFDKDGLIPAMAIDAITKEPLMLAYMNEESLKLTLEIGEAVYYSRSRKELWHKGKTSGHIQKVVEIRTDCDQDALVVYVEQIGAGACHTGRGSCFYRNVVTKNGAELTFNSTDRAFDPEAIYGKK; the protein is encoded by the coding sequence ATGAGTCCGAACCAATCCTTCGCCCCACGCGGCGGCAAAGCGGAGATCGAGGAAGGCACGGGGTTTTCCCCGAAATTCGACAAGGATGGCCTGATCCCGGCCATGGCGATCGACGCGATCACCAAGGAGCCGCTGATGCTGGCCTACATGAACGAGGAATCCCTGAAGCTGACCCTTGAGATCGGCGAGGCGGTGTATTACTCGCGCTCCCGCAAGGAGTTGTGGCACAAAGGCAAGACCTCCGGCCACATCCAGAAGGTGGTGGAGATCCGCACGGACTGCGACCAGGACGCGCTGGTGGTGTATGTGGAGCAGATCGGCGCGGGGGCCTGCCACACCGGCCGGGGCTCCTGCTTCTACCGCAATGTGGTCACGAAGAACGGGGCGGAGCTGACCTTCAACAGCACGGACCGCGCCTTCGACCCGGAAGCCATCTACGGCAAGAAGTGA
- the rplS gene encoding 50S ribosomal protein L19 — protein MNAIIKKIEQEQMKQDVAEFNVGDSVKVHTRVIEGGKERVQVFAGLVIAKAGTGINAAFTVRKISYGEGVERVFPVHTPRISKIEVTSKGKVRRAKLHYLRSRVGKRALLVKAAN, from the coding sequence ATGAACGCAATCATCAAGAAGATCGAGCAGGAGCAAATGAAGCAGGACGTCGCCGAGTTCAACGTCGGTGACTCCGTGAAGGTCCACACCCGCGTTATCGAAGGCGGCAAGGAGCGCGTCCAGGTCTTCGCCGGTCTCGTGATCGCCAAGGCCGGAACGGGCATCAACGCCGCGTTCACCGTCCGCAAGATTTCCTACGGCGAAGGCGTGGAGCGTGTTTTCCCGGTCCACACCCCGCGGATCTCCAAGATCGAAGTGACCAGCAAGGGCAAGGTCCGCCGCGCCAAGCTGCACTACCTCCGCAGCCGCGTGGGCAAGCGCGCTCTCCTCGTGAAGGCCGCCAACTGA